The following proteins are encoded in a genomic region of Mycobacteriales bacterium:
- a CDS encoding glucose 1-dehydrogenase produces the protein MSGRLDGKVALITGAARGMGAATARLFVAEGAKVVLGDVLPEVKETAELLGGDTVALILDVTDETAWHDAVAETEQVFGRLDVLVNNAGVLRINELGNTSTEEYRLVMDVNAMGVFLGMREAAPAMKRAGGGAIVNVSSVEGLGGNRFLVPYTASKFAVRGMTKAAAIELAADHIRVNSVHPGGIDTPMVRAFAPTDDNMKWVGKQVPMSRMGRPEEVAEATAFLASDAASYITGAELAVDGGAIAGSGFKH, from the coding sequence ATGAGCGGACGGTTGGACGGCAAGGTCGCACTGATCACCGGTGCGGCGCGGGGGATGGGCGCCGCGACCGCGCGGCTGTTCGTCGCCGAGGGCGCGAAGGTCGTGCTCGGCGACGTGCTGCCCGAGGTCAAGGAGACGGCGGAGCTGCTGGGCGGCGACACCGTCGCGCTGATCCTCGACGTCACCGACGAGACGGCCTGGCACGACGCGGTGGCGGAGACCGAGCAGGTCTTCGGCCGGCTCGACGTGCTGGTCAACAACGCGGGCGTGCTGCGCATCAACGAGCTCGGCAACACGAGCACCGAGGAGTACCGCCTCGTCATGGACGTCAACGCGATGGGCGTCTTCCTCGGCATGCGCGAGGCCGCCCCGGCGATGAAGCGGGCGGGCGGCGGCGCGATCGTCAACGTCTCCAGCGTCGAGGGTCTCGGTGGCAACCGGTTCCTCGTGCCCTACACCGCCAGCAAGTTCGCCGTCCGGGGCATGACCAAGGCCGCGGCCATCGAGCTCGCCGCCGACCACATACGCGTCAACAGCGTGCACCCGGGCGGCATCGACACCCCGATGGTCCGCGCGTTCGCCCCCACCGACGACAACATGAAGTGGGTGGGCAAGCAGGTGCCGATGTCGCGCATGGGCCGGCCGGAGGAGGTCGCCGAGGCGACGGCGTTCCTCGCCAGCGACGCCGCGTCCTACATCACCGGCGCCGAGCTCGCGGTCGACGGCGGCGCGATCGCCGGGTCCGGCTTCAAGCACTAG
- a CDS encoding thiolase domain-containing protein has translation MSGQRAAVLGTGQTKHEAKREDVSIGGLVHEAAERALADAELDWADIDAVVIGKAPDMFEGVMMPELYLAEALGAVGKPMTRVHTAGSVGGSTSVIATHLVQSGIHRRVLTVAFEKQSESNAMWALSIHLPFSQPLVAGAGGYFAPIVRGYIRKSQAPLDTGFKVALKDRLNALKNPYAHLHQPEITLEGIATSPLLWDPIRYAETCPSSDGAAAMVIGDEASAAASSRPVAWVHGTALRSEPTMGAGRDRVNPHAGRDCAAALYAEAGITDPLHEIDCAEIYVPFSWFEPMWLENLGFADEGTGWKMVQDGATALDGDLPVNMSGGVLSSNPIGASGMIRFLEAANQVRGTAGEHQVKDARRALGHAYGGGSQYFAMWVVGAEKP, from the coding sequence GTGAGCGGGCAGCGGGCGGCGGTCCTCGGCACCGGGCAGACCAAGCACGAGGCCAAGCGGGAGGACGTCTCGATCGGCGGCCTCGTGCACGAGGCCGCCGAGCGGGCGCTCGCCGACGCCGAGCTCGACTGGGCCGACATCGACGCGGTCGTCATCGGCAAGGCGCCCGACATGTTCGAGGGCGTGATGATGCCCGAGCTCTACCTGGCCGAGGCGCTCGGTGCGGTGGGCAAGCCGATGACCCGGGTGCACACGGCAGGCTCGGTCGGCGGGTCGACGTCGGTCATCGCCACCCACCTCGTGCAGTCCGGCATCCACCGGCGCGTGCTGACCGTGGCGTTCGAGAAGCAGTCGGAGAGCAACGCCATGTGGGCGCTGTCGATCCACCTGCCGTTCTCGCAGCCGCTGGTCGCCGGCGCCGGCGGCTACTTCGCGCCGATCGTGCGCGGCTACATCCGCAAGTCGCAGGCGCCGCTCGACACGGGCTTCAAGGTCGCGCTCAAGGACCGGCTCAACGCGCTGAAGAACCCCTACGCGCACCTGCACCAGCCCGAGATCACGCTCGAGGGCATCGCGACCTCGCCGCTGCTGTGGGACCCGATCCGCTACGCCGAGACCTGCCCGTCGTCCGACGGTGCGGCCGCGATGGTCATCGGCGACGAGGCGTCGGCGGCGGCCAGCAGCCGGCCGGTCGCGTGGGTCCATGGCACCGCGCTGCGCTCGGAGCCGACGATGGGGGCCGGCCGCGACCGGGTCAACCCGCACGCCGGCCGTGACTGCGCCGCCGCGCTCTATGCCGAGGCCGGCATCACCGACCCGTTGCACGAGATCGACTGCGCCGAGATCTACGTCCCGTTCAGCTGGTTCGAGCCCATGTGGCTGGAGAATCTCGGCTTCGCCGACGAGGGCACCGGCTGGAAGATGGTGCAGGACGGCGCCACCGCGCTCGACGGCGACCTGCCGGTCAACATGTCCGGCGGCGTGCTCTCGTCCAACCCGATCGGCGCGTCCGGCATGATCCGCTTCCTCGAGGCGGCCAACCAGGTGCGCGGCACCGCGGGAGAACACCAGGTCAAGGACGCCCGCCGGGCGCTGGGGCACGCCTACGGGGGCGGCTCGCAGTACTTCGCGATGTGGGTCGTCGGAGCGGAGAAGCCATGA
- a CDS encoding thiolase domain-containing protein yields MRPVAVVSYAQHASAREDNRNEVEILLPVLREALEPTGLTTQDIGFTVSGSSDYLAGQAFAFVSALDAVGPWPPIAESHVEMDGAFALYEAWVRLQHGDIDTALVYAFGKSSPGDIARVLSLQLDPYLVGPLWPDAVSLAALQARALLDADGIGEKDLARVVARDRRNAAGNPHAQVSEQTDEATLLAEPLYADPLRKHDCPPVSDGAAVVVLAAGNRARELAERPAWIRGIDHRIEGQYVGSRDLTVSASTRIAAQRAGVDGRADLAELHAPFSHQELILLEALGLDEDTTAVNPSGGALVSNPVMVAGLVRIGEAARRVSAGEGQRAVAHATSGPCLQQNLVCVLEAEQ; encoded by the coding sequence ATGCGCCCGGTGGCGGTGGTTTCCTACGCGCAGCACGCGTCGGCGCGCGAGGACAACCGCAACGAGGTCGAGATCCTGCTGCCGGTGCTGCGCGAGGCGCTCGAGCCCACCGGCCTGACGACGCAGGACATCGGGTTCACGGTGTCCGGCTCCAGCGACTACCTCGCCGGGCAGGCGTTCGCCTTCGTCTCCGCGCTCGACGCGGTCGGGCCGTGGCCGCCGATCGCCGAGTCGCACGTCGAGATGGACGGCGCGTTCGCGCTCTACGAGGCATGGGTGCGGCTGCAGCACGGCGACATCGACACCGCGCTGGTCTACGCGTTCGGCAAGAGCTCGCCCGGCGACATCGCCCGGGTGCTGTCGCTGCAGCTGGACCCCTACCTGGTCGGTCCGCTGTGGCCCGACGCGGTGAGCCTCGCGGCCCTGCAGGCCCGCGCGCTGCTCGACGCCGACGGCATCGGCGAGAAGGACCTCGCCCGGGTCGTCGCCCGGGACCGCCGCAACGCCGCCGGCAACCCGCACGCGCAGGTGTCGGAGCAGACCGACGAGGCGACGCTGCTCGCCGAGCCGCTCTACGCCGATCCGCTGCGCAAGCACGACTGCCCACCGGTCAGTGACGGCGCGGCGGTCGTCGTACTCGCCGCCGGTAACCGGGCCCGGGAGCTGGCCGAGCGGCCGGCGTGGATCCGCGGCATCGACCACCGCATCGAGGGGCAGTACGTCGGCTCGCGCGACCTCACGGTCTCCGCGTCGACCCGGATCGCCGCGCAACGCGCGGGCGTCGACGGCCGCGCCGATCTCGCCGAGCTGCACGCGCCCTTCTCGCACCAGGAGCTGATCCTGCTCGAGGCGCTCGGCCTCGACGAGGACACCACCGCCGTCAACCCGTCGGGCGGGGCGCTGGTGTCCAACCCGGTCATGGTGGCCGGGCTGGTGCGCATCGGCGAGGCGGCCAGGCGCGTGTCCGCCGGCGAGGGGCAGCGCGCCGTGGCGCACGCGACCAGCGGGCCCTGCCTGCAGCAGAACCTCGTCTGCGTCCTGGAGGCCGAACAGTGA
- a CDS encoding Zn-ribbon domain-containing OB-fold protein: MSAADGSKPVKGIVTPIRLDYRYTPGAAQSRFLHGLKEGRLLGRRCPQCGKVYVPPRGGCPMCGVEFAEEVEVADTGTLVTYAVVNVNFANRVIDLPYISGEVLFDGSDMTSMVLVQGVSPDEVRMGMRVRAHWLPRDEWDYSFTNIDYVEPIDEPDADYESFKEAL; this comes from the coding sequence ATGTCTGCTGCAGACGGCTCGAAGCCGGTCAAGGGCATCGTCACGCCGATCCGGCTGGACTACCGCTACACGCCGGGCGCCGCGCAGTCGCGGTTCCTGCACGGGCTGAAGGAGGGGCGGCTGCTCGGCCGCCGCTGCCCGCAGTGCGGCAAGGTCTACGTGCCACCACGCGGAGGCTGCCCGATGTGCGGCGTCGAGTTCGCGGAGGAGGTCGAGGTCGCCGACACCGGCACGCTCGTCACCTACGCCGTCGTCAACGTCAACTTCGCCAACCGGGTGATCGACCTGCCCTACATCTCCGGCGAGGTGCTCTTCGACGGCTCCGACATGACGTCGATGGTGCTCGTGCAGGGCGTCTCGCCCGACGAGGTCCGGATGGGCATGCGGGTGCGCGCGCACTGGCTGCCGCGCGACGAGTGGGACTACTCGTTCACCAACATCGACTACGTAGAGCCGATCGACGAGCCGGATGCCGACTACGAGTCGTTCAAGGAGGCGCTCTAG
- a CDS encoding OB-fold domain-containing protein, with product MTEVLSAPHSMEFPYTRSTGPMVGAFLTGLRERKVFGVRDSSGRVVVPPPEYDARTAAALPHDDLVEVSPEGVVTSWSWNPKPRLGQPFERPFAWALVRLDGADTSLLHALDAPREQIATGMRVRVRWADETTGDIHDIACFEAVR from the coding sequence ATGACTGAGGTGCTCTCGGCTCCGCACTCGATGGAGTTCCCCTACACGCGGTCGACCGGGCCGATGGTCGGCGCGTTCCTCACCGGGTTGCGCGAGCGCAAGGTCTTCGGCGTACGCGACAGCAGCGGACGCGTCGTCGTGCCGCCACCGGAGTACGACGCGAGGACGGCCGCCGCGCTGCCGCACGACGACCTCGTCGAGGTGTCGCCCGAGGGCGTCGTCACGTCGTGGTCGTGGAACCCGAAGCCGCGGCTGGGCCAGCCGTTCGAGCGCCCGTTCGCGTGGGCGCTGGTGCGGCTCGACGGCGCCGACACGTCGCTGCTGCACGCGCTCGACGCCCCCCGCGAGCAGATCGCCACCGGCATGCGGGTGCGGGTGCGCTGGGCCGATGAGACCACCGGCGACATCCACGACATCGCCTGCTTCGAGGCGGTGCGGTGA
- a CDS encoding acyl-CoA synthetase: MSSLGFWSIAAADPQRMTLVEPDGAEHTAGDLLVSANQLVHGLRAIGLAPGDVVAVLLPNGREFIEVLLAVQQAGWHMVPVNFHLVGPEIAYIVEDSGAKAFIAHERFAAEAVRAGSEMSLPESARFAVGSIEGYRPYVELTVGQPTSAPDDRKAGALMNYTSGTTGRPKGVKRPLPDLDPDTMAEFGTFLHMLFGIEPHGDNVHITVAPLYHTAVAQFTINALHSGHGVVLMDRWTPEGTLERIQRYRVTTSHMVPTMFHRMLQLPDDVRASYDVSSLRHVIHSAAPCPVPTKHKMLAWWGPVIWEYYAATEGGGTVASPDDWLKKPGTVGVAWPGSTIKILDDDGNELPNGRIGTVWMKMGDRTFEYHGDPEKTKKSWNDQGFFTVGDAGELDDDGFLFLRDRKVDMIIAGGVNIYPAETEAVLLQHPKVGDAAVFGVPNDDLGEEIKAAVQPAEGVTPGPELEKELIAFCTENLARYKVPRSIDFVDDFPRTPTGKLIKRQLRDPYWAGRESQLV; the protein is encoded by the coding sequence CATCGCCGCCGCGGATCCGCAGCGCATGACACTGGTCGAGCCCGACGGTGCCGAACACACCGCGGGTGACCTGCTCGTGTCGGCCAACCAGTTGGTACACGGCCTGCGGGCCATCGGGCTGGCACCCGGCGACGTGGTCGCCGTGCTGCTGCCGAACGGCCGGGAGTTCATCGAGGTGCTGCTCGCGGTGCAGCAGGCCGGCTGGCACATGGTGCCGGTCAACTTCCACCTCGTCGGCCCGGAGATCGCCTACATCGTCGAGGACTCCGGCGCCAAGGCGTTCATCGCGCACGAGCGCTTCGCCGCCGAGGCCGTGCGGGCGGGCAGCGAGATGTCGCTGCCGGAGAGCGCGCGGTTCGCGGTCGGCAGCATCGAGGGCTACCGCCCCTACGTCGAGCTGACCGTCGGGCAGCCGACGAGCGCGCCCGACGACCGCAAGGCCGGCGCGCTGATGAACTACACGTCGGGCACCACCGGCCGGCCCAAGGGCGTCAAGCGACCGCTGCCCGACCTCGACCCCGACACGATGGCGGAGTTCGGCACGTTCCTGCACATGCTGTTCGGCATCGAGCCGCACGGCGACAACGTGCACATCACCGTCGCGCCGCTCTACCACACGGCCGTCGCGCAGTTCACGATCAACGCGCTGCACTCCGGCCACGGCGTCGTGCTCATGGACAGGTGGACGCCGGAAGGCACGCTCGAGCGCATCCAGCGCTACCGCGTGACCACCAGCCACATGGTGCCGACGATGTTCCACCGGATGCTGCAGCTGCCCGACGACGTGCGCGCGTCCTACGACGTGTCGTCGTTGCGCCACGTCATCCACAGTGCCGCCCCGTGCCCGGTGCCGACCAAGCACAAGATGCTCGCGTGGTGGGGTCCGGTCATCTGGGAGTACTACGCCGCGACCGAGGGCGGCGGCACCGTCGCCAGCCCCGACGACTGGCTGAAGAAGCCCGGCACCGTCGGTGTCGCGTGGCCGGGCAGCACCATCAAGATCCTCGACGACGACGGCAACGAGCTGCCCAACGGCCGGATCGGCACCGTCTGGATGAAGATGGGCGACCGCACGTTCGAGTACCACGGCGACCCGGAGAAGACCAAGAAGAGCTGGAACGACCAGGGCTTCTTCACGGTCGGCGACGCGGGCGAGCTCGACGACGACGGCTTCCTGTTCCTCCGCGACCGCAAGGTCGACATGATCATCGCCGGGGGCGTCAACATCTACCCCGCCGAGACCGAGGCCGTGCTGCTGCAGCACCCGAAGGTCGGCGACGCCGCGGTGTTCGGCGTACCCAATGACGACCTGGGCGAGGAGATCAAGGCGGCGGTGCAGCCCGCCGAGGGCGTGACGCCGGGTCCGGAGCTGGAGAAGGAGCTCATCGCCTTCTGCACCGAGAACCTCGCCCGGTACAAGGTGCCGCGCTCGATCGACTTCGTCGACGACTTCCCGCGTACGCCGACCGGCAAGCTCATCAAGAGACAGCTGCGCGACCCCTACTGGGCCGGCCGCGAATCGCAGCTGGTGTGA